From one Gadus morhua chromosome 8, gadMor3.0, whole genome shotgun sequence genomic stretch:
- the casp8 gene encoding caspase-8 isoform X3: MDLTILASIDDDLDSSEVAALCFLCRDVLSKKGLKKVKDGKDLFKQLDEKDLLSNSCFLYQLLRIIKREDLLSRLQGDVTQTDSIPIVTDYREMLYNLYEDVIEKNLKKMKYLLGDNGVGRGQIELCTTALDVFSLMEDSGLLSRQRLDKLQEILKECDSQLVNTVQKYINAGGYASQTPSIGPQDSPSFSMGNPREAPPAVSPSVPCMTRYSEPGAAQSLVSDSDLIVAATSVLHPDFYTLRNNPRGTCLVINNEHFTGGDLRNRRGTRVDEESLRQVFGKLGFQVVVHSDLTADAIRRVLEDLGKKSFYKADVLVVCVLSHGENECVFGTDGKKVSLRDLRMPFTSAGAPTLAGKPKLFFIQACQGSTYQKGALPCPPRPQDEEARRTSMSLEVDAGALPAELVAEEADFLMGMATVEECISFRNISTGSIYIQELCKQLLVSAKRKDDLLTTLTRVNREVSKGDYLRHKQMPQPKYTLTKKLVLTEMETETEMEMLKN; this comes from the exons ATGGACTTGACTATACTCGCCAGCATCGACGATGATCTCGATTCGTCTGAAGTGGCTGCCCTTTGCTTCCTGTGCCGGGATGTACTCAGTAAGAAAGGTCTTAAGAAG GTAAAAGATGGGAAGGACCTGTTCAAGCAGCTGGATGAGAAAGATCTCCTCAGCAACAGCTGCTTTCTCTATCAACTGCTCCGTATCATCAAAAGAGAAGACCTGCTCAGTCGATTGCAGGGGGATGTAACTCAGACCGACTCAATTCCAATTGTAACAGATTACAG GGAGATGCTGTACAACCTATACGAGGATGTAATTGAGAAGAATTTAAAGAAAATGAAGTACCTACTCGGCGACAATGGAGTGGGCCGGGGGCAAATTGAGCTTTGcact ACGGCGCTGGATGTGTTTTCTCTCATGGAGGACAGCGGCCTGCTGTCTAGACAACGGCTGGACAAGCTTCAGGAAATACTAAAGGAGTGTGATTCACAGCTCGTCAATACAGTGCAGAAATACATCAACG CAGGTGGATATGCATCGCAAACGCCAAGCATTGGTCCCCAGGATAGCCCTTCTTTCAGCATGGGAAACccg agagaggcacctCCAGCCGTCAGTCCCTCTGTGCCTTGTATGACACGCTACA GCGAACCCGGCGCAGCGCAGAGTCTCGTCTCCGACTCCGACCTCATTGTAGCAGCGACCTCTGTTCTGCACCCG GACTTCTACACATTGAGGAATAACCCTCGGGGGACCTGTCTGGTCATCAACAACGAGCACTTCACCggaggtgatttgcgaaaccgACGAGGGACCCGAGTGGACGAGG AGTCCCTGCGACAGGTGTTTGGGAAGCTGGGCTTCCAGGTTGTCGTGCACAGCGACCTTACTGCAGACGCCATACGCAGGGTGCTGGAAGACCTCGGGAAAAAGAGTTTTTATAAGGCGGATGTCCTG GTGGTGTGCGTGCTGTCCCACGGGGAGAATGAGTGCGTGTTCGGGACGGACGGGAAGAAAGTTTCCCTGAGGGATCTGCGGATGCCCTTCACCAGTGCGGGGGCCCCCACGCTGGCCGGAAAGCCCAAGCTGTTCTTCATACAGGCCTGCCAGGGTAGTACCTACCAGAAGGGGGCGCTGCCGTGTCCGCCCAGGCCCCAGGATGAGGAGGCCCGCAGGACGAGCATGAGCCTGGAGGTGGACGCGGGGGCCCTGCCGGCGGAGCTGGTGGCCGAGGAGGCGGACTTCCTGATGGGCATGGCGACAGTGGAGGAGTGCATCTCGTTCCGGAACATTTCCACGGGGTCCATCTACATCCAGGAGCTGTGCAAGCAGTTGCTGGTGTCGGCCAAGCG CAAAGACGACCTCCTCACTACGCTCACGCGAGTCAACCGGGAGGTCAGCAAAGGAGACTATCTCCGTCACAAACAGATGCCCCAGCCCAAGTACACCCTGACCAAGAAGCTGGTCCTCACggagatggagacggagacggagatgGAGATGCTCAAGAACTAA
- the LOC115548807 gene encoding protein lifeguard 3, whose translation MSRSDYPPGYDPSLAPLYGPQGGGGYPPPPAYGFPGFGGPPQGHPSAPYGAAPNAPPYSGQPGGYPPGGYPPGGYPPGPKAGQPHPGAGYGYPNQPPMPPMPPMMPPTMPSDVFSSDDAEGGGFAARDSGWDSLSVRHAFIRKVYMILASQLLLTTAIVAVFVFVEPVRLFVQQNPAIYWASFGVYFVTHLVLVCCTGPRRKFPWNVILLLIFTLALSYMTGSISSRYDTKSVFLALGITAVVCIVVTVFCFQTKVDFTKCQGLFCVLGIVMLVTGIITTIVLSFKYMPWLHMLYAAMGAIVYTLFLAYHTQLLIGNRKHSISPEEYVFGALSLYVDIVQIFLMLLQLIGAAKR comes from the exons ATGTCCAGGTCAGACTATCCCCCCGGCTACGACCCCTCCCTCGCCCCGCTGTACGGGCCCCAGGGTGGCGGCggctacccccctcccccggcctaCGGTTTCCCAGGCTTCGGGGGGCCCCCACAGGGCCACCCGTCTGCACCGTACGGCGCCGCCCCCAACGCGCCCCCCTACTCCGGGCAGCCCGGGGGCTACCCGCCGGGGGGCTACCCGCCGGGGGGATACCCGCCCGGTCCGAAAGCGGGGCAGCCTCATCCCGGTGCTGGCTATGGGTACCCCAACCAGCCACCCATGCCTCCCATGCCCCCTATGATGCCGCCCACGATGCCCTCCGATGTCTTCAGCTCAG ATGACGCAGAAGGGGGGGGGTTTGCTGCGAGGGACAGCGGTTGGGACAGCCTCAGTGTTCGCCATGCCTTCATCCGCAAG GTGTATATGATACTGGCCTCCCAGCTGCTTCTCACCACGGCGATCGTGGCTGTGTTTGTTTTCGT GGAACCGGTCAGGTTGTTTGTGCAACAAAACCCAGCCATCTACTGGGCCTCATT TGGCGTGTACTTTGTAACACACCTTGTTCTGGTCTGCTGCACAGGACCCAG GAGGAAATTCCCATGGAATGTCATCCTTTTGCTGATATTT ACCCTGGCCCTGTCCTATATGACCGGGTCCATATCAAG TCGCTATGATACCAAATCAGTGTTCCTGGCATTGGGCATCACCGCTGTGGTTTGCATTGTCGTTACTGTCTTCTGTTTCCAGACTAAG GTGGACTTCACCAAGTGCCAAGGTCTCTTCTGCGTGCTGGGGATTGTGATGCTCGTTACAggcatcatcaccaccatcgtGCTGTCCTTCAAATAT ATGCCGTGGCTTCACATGCTGTATGCCGCTATGGGGGCCATTGTCTACACCCTG TTCCTGGCGTACCACACGCAGTTGCTGATAGGCAACAGGAAGCACTCGATCAGCCCGGAAGAGTACGTCTTCGGCGCCCTCTCCCTTTACGTCGACATCGTCCAGATCTTTCTCATGCTCCTGCAGCTCATTGGTGCCGCAAAAAGATAA
- the LOC115548810 gene encoding uncharacterized protein LOC115548810, whose product MAATCWNLARSALLKGVRPMPGQLQWTHKRPTTAVPVCMKAAQCRPLHLTHGPALCSTSKGQQTTDTPKDGKNTKEDEEMYDGPEYIPRRKAKNPMMKIGYAWMIGLPCGILGFVLAKREVDKNRLKQLRVRQRMKRSNEGDYEGSRYQRHGDEGLELNR is encoded by the exons ATGGCGGCGACCTGTTGGAACCTTGCTAGGTCGGCTCTGCTGAAAG GTGTGCGGCCCATGCCAGGCCAGCTTCAATGGACACATAAACGCCCAACCACAGCAGTGCCCGTGTGCATGAAGGCAGCTCAGTGCCGACCGCTGCACCTCACCCACGGACCCGCACTCTGCAGCACCAGTAAGGGACAACAGACCACAGACACGCCGAAAGACGGCAAGAACacgaaggaggatgaggaaatgTACGACGGTCCGGAATATATTCCCAGGAGGAAGGCCAAGAATCCCATGATGAAAATCGGTTATGCATG GATGATTGGCCTTCCTTGTGGCATCTTGGGCTTTGTCCTGGCCAAGAGAGAGGTGGACAAGAACCGCCTGAAGCAGTTGAGGGTCCGCCAGAGGATGAAGAGGTCCAACGAGGGCGACTACGAGGGCAGCCGGTACCAGAGACACGGTGATGAGGGTCTGGAACTCAACCGGTAA
- the casp8 gene encoding caspase-8 isoform X2: MSDTYADDVNVRHQWKVLAERKLIRSWFMSTNISIKDFVFLVSLMDLTILASIDDDLDSSEVAALCFLCRDVLSKKGLKKVKDGKDLFKQLDEKDLLSNSCFLYQLLRIIKREDLLSRLQGDVTQTDSIPIVTDYREMLYNLYEDVIEKNLKKMKYLLGDNGVGRGQIELCTTALDVFSLMEDSGLLSRQRLDKLQEILKECDSQLVNTVQKYINGGYASQTPSIGPQDSPSFSMGNPREAPPAVSPSVPCMTRYSEPGAAQSLVSDSDLIVAATSVLHPDFYTLRNNPRGTCLVINNEHFTGGDLRNRRGTRVDEESLRQVFGKLGFQVVVHSDLTADAIRRVLEDLGKKSFYKADVLVVCVLSHGENECVFGTDGKKVSLRDLRMPFTSAGAPTLAGKPKLFFIQACQGSTYQKGALPCPPRPQDEEARRTSMSLEVDAGALPAELVAEEADFLMGMATVEECISFRNISTGSIYIQELCKQLLVSAKRKDDLLTTLTRVNREVSKGDYLRHKQMPQPKYTLTKKLVLTEMETETEMEMLKN; encoded by the exons ATGAGCGATACTTACGCGGATGACGTAAACGTACGTCACCAATGGAAAGTACTTGCGGAAAGAAAGTTGATAAGAAGTTGGTTCATGTCAACAAATATAAGCATAa AGGATTTCGTTTTTCTGGTTTCCTTGATGGACTTGACTATACTCGCCAGCATCGACGATGATCTCGATTCGTCTGAAGTGGCTGCCCTTTGCTTCCTGTGCCGGGATGTACTCAGTAAGAAAGGTCTTAAGAAG GTAAAAGATGGGAAGGACCTGTTCAAGCAGCTGGATGAGAAAGATCTCCTCAGCAACAGCTGCTTTCTCTATCAACTGCTCCGTATCATCAAAAGAGAAGACCTGCTCAGTCGATTGCAGGGGGATGTAACTCAGACCGACTCAATTCCAATTGTAACAGATTACAG GGAGATGCTGTACAACCTATACGAGGATGTAATTGAGAAGAATTTAAAGAAAATGAAGTACCTACTCGGCGACAATGGAGTGGGCCGGGGGCAAATTGAGCTTTGcact ACGGCGCTGGATGTGTTTTCTCTCATGGAGGACAGCGGCCTGCTGTCTAGACAACGGCTGGACAAGCTTCAGGAAATACTAAAGGAGTGTGATTCACAGCTCGTCAATACAGTGCAGAAATACATCAACG GTGGATATGCATCGCAAACGCCAAGCATTGGTCCCCAGGATAGCCCTTCTTTCAGCATGGGAAACccg agagaggcacctCCAGCCGTCAGTCCCTCTGTGCCTTGTATGACACGCTACA GCGAACCCGGCGCAGCGCAGAGTCTCGTCTCCGACTCCGACCTCATTGTAGCAGCGACCTCTGTTCTGCACCCG GACTTCTACACATTGAGGAATAACCCTCGGGGGACCTGTCTGGTCATCAACAACGAGCACTTCACCggaggtgatttgcgaaaccgACGAGGGACCCGAGTGGACGAGG AGTCCCTGCGACAGGTGTTTGGGAAGCTGGGCTTCCAGGTTGTCGTGCACAGCGACCTTACTGCAGACGCCATACGCAGGGTGCTGGAAGACCTCGGGAAAAAGAGTTTTTATAAGGCGGATGTCCTG GTGGTGTGCGTGCTGTCCCACGGGGAGAATGAGTGCGTGTTCGGGACGGACGGGAAGAAAGTTTCCCTGAGGGATCTGCGGATGCCCTTCACCAGTGCGGGGGCCCCCACGCTGGCCGGAAAGCCCAAGCTGTTCTTCATACAGGCCTGCCAGGGTAGTACCTACCAGAAGGGGGCGCTGCCGTGTCCGCCCAGGCCCCAGGATGAGGAGGCCCGCAGGACGAGCATGAGCCTGGAGGTGGACGCGGGGGCCCTGCCGGCGGAGCTGGTGGCCGAGGAGGCGGACTTCCTGATGGGCATGGCGACAGTGGAGGAGTGCATCTCGTTCCGGAACATTTCCACGGGGTCCATCTACATCCAGGAGCTGTGCAAGCAGTTGCTGGTGTCGGCCAAGCG CAAAGACGACCTCCTCACTACGCTCACGCGAGTCAACCGGGAGGTCAGCAAAGGAGACTATCTCCGTCACAAACAGATGCCCCAGCCCAAGTACACCCTGACCAAGAAGCTGGTCCTCACggagatggagacggagacggagatgGAGATGCTCAAGAACTAA
- the casp8 gene encoding caspase-8 isoform X1 codes for MSDTYADDVNVRHQWKVLAERKLIRSWFMSTNISIKDFVFLVSLMDLTILASIDDDLDSSEVAALCFLCRDVLSKKGLKKVKDGKDLFKQLDEKDLLSNSCFLYQLLRIIKREDLLSRLQGDVTQTDSIPIVTDYREMLYNLYEDVIEKNLKKMKYLLGDNGVGRGQIELCTTALDVFSLMEDSGLLSRQRLDKLQEILKECDSQLVNTVQKYINAGGYASQTPSIGPQDSPSFSMGNPREAPPAVSPSVPCMTRYSEPGAAQSLVSDSDLIVAATSVLHPDFYTLRNNPRGTCLVINNEHFTGGDLRNRRGTRVDEESLRQVFGKLGFQVVVHSDLTADAIRRVLEDLGKKSFYKADVLVVCVLSHGENECVFGTDGKKVSLRDLRMPFTSAGAPTLAGKPKLFFIQACQGSTYQKGALPCPPRPQDEEARRTSMSLEVDAGALPAELVAEEADFLMGMATVEECISFRNISTGSIYIQELCKQLLVSAKRKDDLLTTLTRVNREVSKGDYLRHKQMPQPKYTLTKKLVLTEMETETEMEMLKN; via the exons ATGAGCGATACTTACGCGGATGACGTAAACGTACGTCACCAATGGAAAGTACTTGCGGAAAGAAAGTTGATAAGAAGTTGGTTCATGTCAACAAATATAAGCATAa AGGATTTCGTTTTTCTGGTTTCCTTGATGGACTTGACTATACTCGCCAGCATCGACGATGATCTCGATTCGTCTGAAGTGGCTGCCCTTTGCTTCCTGTGCCGGGATGTACTCAGTAAGAAAGGTCTTAAGAAG GTAAAAGATGGGAAGGACCTGTTCAAGCAGCTGGATGAGAAAGATCTCCTCAGCAACAGCTGCTTTCTCTATCAACTGCTCCGTATCATCAAAAGAGAAGACCTGCTCAGTCGATTGCAGGGGGATGTAACTCAGACCGACTCAATTCCAATTGTAACAGATTACAG GGAGATGCTGTACAACCTATACGAGGATGTAATTGAGAAGAATTTAAAGAAAATGAAGTACCTACTCGGCGACAATGGAGTGGGCCGGGGGCAAATTGAGCTTTGcact ACGGCGCTGGATGTGTTTTCTCTCATGGAGGACAGCGGCCTGCTGTCTAGACAACGGCTGGACAAGCTTCAGGAAATACTAAAGGAGTGTGATTCACAGCTCGTCAATACAGTGCAGAAATACATCAACG CAGGTGGATATGCATCGCAAACGCCAAGCATTGGTCCCCAGGATAGCCCTTCTTTCAGCATGGGAAACccg agagaggcacctCCAGCCGTCAGTCCCTCTGTGCCTTGTATGACACGCTACA GCGAACCCGGCGCAGCGCAGAGTCTCGTCTCCGACTCCGACCTCATTGTAGCAGCGACCTCTGTTCTGCACCCG GACTTCTACACATTGAGGAATAACCCTCGGGGGACCTGTCTGGTCATCAACAACGAGCACTTCACCggaggtgatttgcgaaaccgACGAGGGACCCGAGTGGACGAGG AGTCCCTGCGACAGGTGTTTGGGAAGCTGGGCTTCCAGGTTGTCGTGCACAGCGACCTTACTGCAGACGCCATACGCAGGGTGCTGGAAGACCTCGGGAAAAAGAGTTTTTATAAGGCGGATGTCCTG GTGGTGTGCGTGCTGTCCCACGGGGAGAATGAGTGCGTGTTCGGGACGGACGGGAAGAAAGTTTCCCTGAGGGATCTGCGGATGCCCTTCACCAGTGCGGGGGCCCCCACGCTGGCCGGAAAGCCCAAGCTGTTCTTCATACAGGCCTGCCAGGGTAGTACCTACCAGAAGGGGGCGCTGCCGTGTCCGCCCAGGCCCCAGGATGAGGAGGCCCGCAGGACGAGCATGAGCCTGGAGGTGGACGCGGGGGCCCTGCCGGCGGAGCTGGTGGCCGAGGAGGCGGACTTCCTGATGGGCATGGCGACAGTGGAGGAGTGCATCTCGTTCCGGAACATTTCCACGGGGTCCATCTACATCCAGGAGCTGTGCAAGCAGTTGCTGGTGTCGGCCAAGCG CAAAGACGACCTCCTCACTACGCTCACGCGAGTCAACCGGGAGGTCAGCAAAGGAGACTATCTCCGTCACAAACAGATGCCCCAGCCCAAGTACACCCTGACCAAGAAGCTGGTCCTCACggagatggagacggagacggagatgGAGATGCTCAAGAACTAA
- the catip gene encoding caspase-2 isoform X1 — protein MAHNNAILRNKTIIQEILSADPQFILDKVIEKKLITGREYTKLNSISKGDAEDLVIKLVDTLNNKGVQRQSEFIGVLQDEIVLETYPRLKDVEWGDSGSTASSSSLKRSAERSLSKDAPETKSQKTEDKYPITSKPTGLCVIINNENFHDKTNRSGTEKDAESLADVFSWLGFQVLMCKDQTASDMAQVTKLLADPEDLAALQKCKLEEWSGGRFTPLRGLPQHGDAFVCCVLSHGAEKVVLGVDGKKRPISDITSAFNGEHCSALRGKPKVFFIQACQGHSLQPGYVADDLTFEMQEQDTPQLVFIPAEADFLVAMATVEKYQAYRHTVNGSWFIQSLCKQLKAGCRRGEDIMQILYRVNDDVSQKEIPGMCEPSELQKCLFSDSLVTVSEGGRDLGEFSLTVDFASRGPQPCLLLRAVSRGTIDGTPCGTRVTAYISAAMETLEEDLHEYVQLPDHKMERRCHMVQRDDRMMVDRITTAGEEVTRQSDSYCLSAVRGLLSEGSSMLLMRVMALRRAVPETLTLPSLHQGPQLRQTTFRSLGLKHLAVGPETLEVFGVERAVEAPGEVPALWRCFFLADGHLASREQVGSPVTMRLLQLPPQLEKDAENDKPSFGKTPLVWEEDMEMHSMFLDRKEELMADHASYLRQHPELRHLLADFLQFLLIRKPDNVVHFAKEYFLPFGSQCSPETKS, from the exons ATGGCACACAATAACGCCATTCTACGGAACAAGACAATCATTCAAGAAATTCTATCCGCAGATCCCCAATTCATACTCGACAAAGTGATAGAGAAAAAACTGATAACCGGCCGCGAATACACAAAACTGAACTCCATCAGTAAGGGGGACGCAGAGGATCTCGTTATCAAGCTCGTGGACACGCTCAACAACAAAGGAGTCCAAAGACAATCAGAGTTCATTGGTGTTCTACAGGATGAGATCGTCCTAGAAACGTATCCCAGGCTTAAAGACGTGGAATGGGGAGACAGTGGATCTACCGCCTCATCGAGCAGTTTAAAACGCTCCGCTGAGAGGAGTTTGAGTAAAG ATGCACCAGAGACCAAAAGCCAAAAGACG GAAGACAAATATCCGATAACCAGCAAACCCACCGGTCTCTGTGTGATCATTAACAACGAGAACTTCCATGACAAAACTAATAGAAGTGGAACAGAGAAGGACGCTG AAAGCCTGGCCGACGTGTTCAGCTGGCTTGGCTTCCAGGTGCTGATGTGTAAGGACCAAACGGCGAGTGACATGGCCCAGGTCACGAAGCTGCTGGCGGACCCGGAGGACCTGGCGGCGCTGCAGAAGTGCAAGCTGGAGGAGTGGTCCGGCGGCAGGTTCACCCCACTGAGGGGGCTCCCGCAGCACGGCGACGCCTTCGTCTGCTGCGTCCTGAGTCACGGTGCAGAGAAGGTGGTCTTGGGCGTCGACGGCAAGAAACGGCCCATCAGCGACATCACCTCGGCTTTCAATGGAGAGCACTGCTCGGCTCTGCGTGGGAAGCCCAAGGTGTTCTTCATCCAGGCCTGCCAGGGGCATAGTCTCCAGCCAGGATATGTGGCAGATGACCTAACTTTTGAGATGCAAGAGCAGGACACCCCCCAGCTGGTCTTCATCCCGGCGGAGGCTGATTTCCTGGTTGCCATGGCCACGGTTGAGAAGTACcaagcatacagacacacagtaaaCGGCAGCTGGTTCATCCAGTCTCTGTGTAAGCAGCTCAAGGCGGGATGCCGCAG GGGTGAAGATATCATGCAGATCCTTTACCGCGTAAACGATGACGTTAGCCAGAAAGAAATCCCTGGAATGTGTG agccATCCGAGCTGCAGAAATGTCTGTTTTCCGACTCGCTGGTGACGGTgtcagagggaggcagagacctAGGCGAGTTCAGCCTAACGGTGGACTTTGCCAGCCGAGGCCCGCAGCCCTGTTTACTGTTGCGCGCCGTAAGCAGAGGAACCATCGACGGCACCCCTTGCGGAACAAGAGTGACAG CCTACATCTCTGCTGCCATGGAGACGCTGGAAGAGGACCTCCATGAATATGTCCAG ctgCCCGACCACAAGATGGAGAGGAGGTGTCACATGGTGCAGCGCGACGACAGGATGATGGTGGACAGGATCACCACTGCAGGGGAG gaggTGACGCGGCAGAGCGACAGCTACTGCCTGTCTGCTGTAAGAGGGCTGCTGAGCGAGGGCTCCAGCATGCTGCTGATGCGTGTGATGGCACTGAGGAGGGCTGTGCCAGAGACCctgaccctcccctccctccaccagggACCACAGCTCAGACAAACCACCTTC aGGTCACTAGGGCTGAAGCATCTGGCGGTGGGGCCAGAGACATTGGAGGTGTTTGGTGTGGAGCGGGCGGTCGAGGCTCCCGGGGAGGTCCCCGCTCTCTGGCGCTGCTTCTTCCTGGCCGATGg GCACCTGGCCAGCAGGGAGCAGGTGGGGTCACCTGTTACCATGAGGCTTCTGCAACTCCCCCCACAGCTTGAAAAgg atgCAGAGAATGACAAGCCATCCTTTGGGAAGACACCTCTGGTCTgggaggaggacatggagaTGCATTCCATGTTCCTTGACAGAAAG gagGAACTCATGGCGGACCACGCCTCATACCTTCGACAGCATCCGGAGCTGCGACACCTGCTGGCTGACTTTCTGCAGTTCCTGTTGATACGGAAACCGGACAACGTCGTACATTTTGCGAAAGAGTACTTCCTCCCTTTCGGCTCACAGTGTAGTCCAGAAACCAAATCATAA
- the catip gene encoding uncharacterized protein catip isoform X2 — translation MAHNNAILRNKTIIQEILSADPQFILDKVIEKKLITGREYTKLNSISKGDAEDLVIKLVDTLNNKGVQRQSEFIGVLQDEIVLETYPRLKDVEWGDSGSTASSSSLKRSAERSLSKESLADVFSWLGFQVLMCKDQTASDMAQVTKLLADPEDLAALQKCKLEEWSGGRFTPLRGLPQHGDAFVCCVLSHGAEKVVLGVDGKKRPISDITSAFNGEHCSALRGKPKVFFIQACQGHSLQPGYVADDLTFEMQEQDTPQLVFIPAEADFLVAMATVEKYQAYRHTVNGSWFIQSLCKQLKAGCRRGEDIMQILYRVNDDVSQKEIPGMCEPSELQKCLFSDSLVTVSEGGRDLGEFSLTVDFASRGPQPCLLLRAVSRGTIDGTPCGTRVTAYISAAMETLEEDLHEYVQLPDHKMERRCHMVQRDDRMMVDRITTAGEEVTRQSDSYCLSAVRGLLSEGSSMLLMRVMALRRAVPETLTLPSLHQGPQLRQTTFRSLGLKHLAVGPETLEVFGVERAVEAPGEVPALWRCFFLADGHLASREQVGSPVTMRLLQLPPQLEKDAENDKPSFGKTPLVWEEDMEMHSMFLDRKEELMADHASYLRQHPELRHLLADFLQFLLIRKPDNVVHFAKEYFLPFGSQCSPETKS, via the exons ATGGCACACAATAACGCCATTCTACGGAACAAGACAATCATTCAAGAAATTCTATCCGCAGATCCCCAATTCATACTCGACAAAGTGATAGAGAAAAAACTGATAACCGGCCGCGAATACACAAAACTGAACTCCATCAGTAAGGGGGACGCAGAGGATCTCGTTATCAAGCTCGTGGACACGCTCAACAACAAAGGAGTCCAAAGACAATCAGAGTTCATTGGTGTTCTACAGGATGAGATCGTCCTAGAAACGTATCCCAGGCTTAAAGACGTGGAATGGGGAGACAGTGGATCTACCGCCTCATCGAGCAGTTTAAAACGCTCCGCTGAGAGGAGTTTGAGTAAAG AAAGCCTGGCCGACGTGTTCAGCTGGCTTGGCTTCCAGGTGCTGATGTGTAAGGACCAAACGGCGAGTGACATGGCCCAGGTCACGAAGCTGCTGGCGGACCCGGAGGACCTGGCGGCGCTGCAGAAGTGCAAGCTGGAGGAGTGGTCCGGCGGCAGGTTCACCCCACTGAGGGGGCTCCCGCAGCACGGCGACGCCTTCGTCTGCTGCGTCCTGAGTCACGGTGCAGAGAAGGTGGTCTTGGGCGTCGACGGCAAGAAACGGCCCATCAGCGACATCACCTCGGCTTTCAATGGAGAGCACTGCTCGGCTCTGCGTGGGAAGCCCAAGGTGTTCTTCATCCAGGCCTGCCAGGGGCATAGTCTCCAGCCAGGATATGTGGCAGATGACCTAACTTTTGAGATGCAAGAGCAGGACACCCCCCAGCTGGTCTTCATCCCGGCGGAGGCTGATTTCCTGGTTGCCATGGCCACGGTTGAGAAGTACcaagcatacagacacacagtaaaCGGCAGCTGGTTCATCCAGTCTCTGTGTAAGCAGCTCAAGGCGGGATGCCGCAG GGGTGAAGATATCATGCAGATCCTTTACCGCGTAAACGATGACGTTAGCCAGAAAGAAATCCCTGGAATGTGTG agccATCCGAGCTGCAGAAATGTCTGTTTTCCGACTCGCTGGTGACGGTgtcagagggaggcagagacctAGGCGAGTTCAGCCTAACGGTGGACTTTGCCAGCCGAGGCCCGCAGCCCTGTTTACTGTTGCGCGCCGTAAGCAGAGGAACCATCGACGGCACCCCTTGCGGAACAAGAGTGACAG CCTACATCTCTGCTGCCATGGAGACGCTGGAAGAGGACCTCCATGAATATGTCCAG ctgCCCGACCACAAGATGGAGAGGAGGTGTCACATGGTGCAGCGCGACGACAGGATGATGGTGGACAGGATCACCACTGCAGGGGAG gaggTGACGCGGCAGAGCGACAGCTACTGCCTGTCTGCTGTAAGAGGGCTGCTGAGCGAGGGCTCCAGCATGCTGCTGATGCGTGTGATGGCACTGAGGAGGGCTGTGCCAGAGACCctgaccctcccctccctccaccagggACCACAGCTCAGACAAACCACCTTC aGGTCACTAGGGCTGAAGCATCTGGCGGTGGGGCCAGAGACATTGGAGGTGTTTGGTGTGGAGCGGGCGGTCGAGGCTCCCGGGGAGGTCCCCGCTCTCTGGCGCTGCTTCTTCCTGGCCGATGg GCACCTGGCCAGCAGGGAGCAGGTGGGGTCACCTGTTACCATGAGGCTTCTGCAACTCCCCCCACAGCTTGAAAAgg atgCAGAGAATGACAAGCCATCCTTTGGGAAGACACCTCTGGTCTgggaggaggacatggagaTGCATTCCATGTTCCTTGACAGAAAG gagGAACTCATGGCGGACCACGCCTCATACCTTCGACAGCATCCGGAGCTGCGACACCTGCTGGCTGACTTTCTGCAGTTCCTGTTGATACGGAAACCGGACAACGTCGTACATTTTGCGAAAGAGTACTTCCTCCCTTTCGGCTCACAGTGTAGTCCAGAAACCAAATCATAA